The Pseudomonas extremaustralis genome contains a region encoding:
- a CDS encoding MerR family transcriptional regulator, translated as MSTTYSISDLARELDITTRAIRFYEEQGLLAPERRGQERIYSARDKVSLKLILRGKRIGFSLAECRELIELYDPTSGNHVQLNSMLAKIAERREQLEQQLLDIEQMKLELDTAEERCTQALAQTMAQVGH; from the coding sequence ATGAGCACCACTTACAGCATCTCCGACCTCGCCCGCGAGCTCGACATCACCACCCGCGCCATTCGCTTCTATGAAGAACAAGGCCTGCTGGCCCCGGAACGCCGGGGCCAGGAACGCATCTATTCGGCGCGGGACAAGGTCAGCCTCAAACTGATCCTGCGTGGCAAACGCATCGGTTTTTCCCTGGCCGAATGCCGCGAGTTGATCGAACTGTACGACCCTACCAGCGGTAACCACGTCCAACTCAACAGCATGCTGGCCAAGATCGCCGAGCGCCGCGAGCAGTTGGAACAGCAACTGCTGGATATCGAACAGATGAAGCTGGAACTGGACACCGCCGAAGAGCGTTGCACCCAGGCCCTGGCCCAAACCATGGCCCAGGTCGGCCATTGA
- a CDS encoding GNAT family N-acetyltransferase: MPDTLNAIAEIRLLNSDYSPEARSLLYQAYRHEPTFAYIFEAERPGYEQRVRATVRELVKQHFFQKLPAIGLFINDRLIGVALIAPPQRRLGITESWAWQLRMWLSTGVRGTRRYLDYYNAVLACLPSESVHVLPLLGIHPQLQGKHYGEQLLEAVHNWCAEDPHSSGVVLDTGNSRYLDFYKRQGYEEVGEVAVGPILEHVFFHPNPQVSHAATA, encoded by the coding sequence ATGCCTGACACTTTGAACGCCATTGCCGAAATCCGTCTGCTCAACAGCGACTATTCACCCGAGGCTCGCTCGCTGTTGTACCAGGCCTATCGGCATGAGCCGACGTTCGCCTACATCTTCGAGGCGGAACGTCCAGGCTATGAACAGCGGGTGCGCGCTACGGTGCGCGAGCTGGTGAAGCAACATTTCTTTCAGAAACTTCCCGCCATTGGCCTGTTCATCAACGATCGTCTGATCGGCGTCGCGCTGATCGCGCCGCCGCAACGGCGCCTGGGGATTACCGAGAGCTGGGCCTGGCAACTGCGCATGTGGTTGAGCACCGGTGTACGCGGCACCCGGCGCTATCTGGACTACTACAATGCGGTGCTGGCGTGTTTGCCTAGCGAGTCGGTGCATGTGCTGCCGCTGCTGGGTATCCACCCGCAATTGCAAGGCAAGCACTACGGTGAACAGCTGCTTGAAGCGGTGCACAACTGGTGCGCGGAAGACCCGCATTCGTCCGGCGTGGTGCTGGATACGGGCAATTCACGCTATCTGGATTTCTACAAGCGCCAGGGCTATGAGGAAGTCGGCGAAGTTGCTGTAGGACCGATCCTGGAGCATGTGTTTTTCCATCCCAATCCCCAGGTGTCACATGCTGCAACGGCTTAG
- a CDS encoding acyl-CoA dehydrogenase, protein MDFAYSPKVQELRERVTAFMDAYVYPAEPVFERQVSEGDRWQPTAIMEELKAKAKAEGLWNLFLPESELGAGLTNLEYAPLAEIMGRSLLGPEPFNCSAPDTGNMEVLVRYANAEQKQRWLEPLLRGEIRSAFAMTEPDVASSDATNMAARAERQGDEWVINGKKWWTSGACDPRCKILIFMGLSNPDAPRHQQHSMILVPVDAPGVKIVRPLPVFGYDDAPHGHAEVLFDNVRVPYENVLLGEGRGFEIAQGRLGPGRIHHCMRSIGMAERALELMCKRAVSRTAFGKPLARLGGNIDKIADSRMEIDMARLLTLKAAYMMDTVGNKVAKSEIAQIKVVAPNVALKVIDRAIQIHGGAGVSNDFPLAYMYAMQRTLRLADGPDEVHRAAIGKFEIGKYVPRELMRGGQ, encoded by the coding sequence ATGGATTTCGCCTATTCGCCCAAGGTTCAGGAACTGCGTGAACGCGTCACTGCGTTCATGGACGCTTACGTTTACCCGGCCGAACCAGTGTTCGAGCGCCAGGTCAGCGAAGGCGACCGCTGGCAGCCCACCGCGATCATGGAAGAGCTCAAAGCCAAGGCGAAAGCCGAGGGCCTGTGGAACCTGTTCCTGCCCGAATCCGAACTGGGCGCCGGCCTGACCAACCTCGAATACGCGCCGCTGGCGGAGATCATGGGCCGCTCGCTGCTGGGCCCGGAGCCGTTCAACTGCTCCGCGCCGGACACCGGCAACATGGAAGTGCTGGTGCGCTACGCCAACGCCGAACAGAAACAGCGCTGGCTCGAACCGCTGCTGCGCGGCGAGATCCGCTCAGCCTTCGCCATGACCGAACCCGACGTGGCCTCCTCGGACGCCACCAACATGGCCGCCCGTGCCGAGCGCCAGGGCGACGAATGGGTCATCAATGGCAAGAAATGGTGGACCTCCGGCGCCTGCGACCCGCGCTGCAAGATCCTGATCTTCATGGGCCTGAGCAATCCCGACGCACCGCGCCACCAGCAGCACTCGATGATCCTGGTGCCGGTGGACGCCCCTGGCGTGAAAATCGTGCGCCCGCTGCCGGTGTTCGGTTATGACGATGCGCCCCACGGCCACGCCGAAGTGCTGTTCGACAACGTGCGCGTGCCGTACGAAAACGTCCTGCTGGGCGAAGGTCGTGGCTTTGAAATCGCCCAGGGTCGTCTTGGCCCGGGCCGTATTCACCACTGCATGCGTTCCATCGGCATGGCCGAGCGCGCGCTGGAACTGATGTGCAAACGCGCCGTCAGCCGTACCGCGTTCGGCAAGCCCTTGGCGCGCTTGGGCGGCAACATCGACAAGATTGCCGACTCGCGCATGGAAATCGACATGGCGCGCCTGCTGACTCTGAAAGCGGCGTACATGATGGACACCGTGGGCAACAAAGTGGCGAAGAGCGAAATCGCCCAGATCAAGGTGGTGGCGCCGAACGTGGCATTGAAGGTGATCGACCGCGCGATCCAGATCCATGGCGGTGCCGGCGTCTCCAACGACTTCCCGCTGGCCTACATGTACGCCATGCAACGCACCCTGCGCCTGGCCGACGGCCCGGACGAAGTGCACCGCGCGGCGATCGGCAAGTTCGAGATCGGCAAGTATGTGCCCAGGGAACTGATGCGCGGCGGGCAGTAA
- a CDS encoding hydroxymethylglutaryl-CoA lyase, whose translation MSLPSHVRLVEVGPRDGLQNEAQPISVADKVRLVDALSAAGLSYIEVGSFVSPKWVPQMAGSAEVFAQIQRKPGVTYAALAPNLRGFEDAVAAGVKEVAVFAAASEAFSQRNINCSISESLERFAPIMAAARQQGISVRGYVSCVLGCPYEGDIAPEQVAAVARELYAMGCYEVSLGDTIGTGTAGATRRLFEVVGAQVPRDKLAGHFHDTYGQAIANIYASLLEGINVFDSSIAGLGGCPYAKGASGNVATEDVVYLLDGLGIHTGIDLQALIGAGRQISQVVGRPSGSRVAKACNAV comes from the coding sequence ATGTCCCTCCCCTCACACGTACGCCTGGTCGAAGTCGGTCCGCGCGACGGCCTGCAAAATGAAGCCCAGCCCATCAGCGTGGCCGACAAGGTCCGGTTGGTGGACGCCCTCAGCGCGGCGGGCTTGAGTTATATCGAAGTGGGCAGTTTCGTCTCGCCCAAATGGGTGCCGCAGATGGCCGGTTCCGCCGAGGTGTTCGCGCAGATCCAGCGCAAGCCGGGGGTGACCTATGCGGCACTGGCGCCGAACCTGCGCGGGTTTGAAGATGCGGTGGCGGCGGGCGTGAAGGAAGTCGCGGTGTTCGCAGCGGCGTCCGAGGCGTTTTCCCAGCGCAATATCAACTGTTCCATCAGCGAAAGCCTGGAACGCTTCGCGCCGATCATGGCAGCGGCCAGGCAGCAGGGGATCAGTGTGCGCGGCTATGTGTCCTGCGTGCTGGGTTGCCCATACGAAGGCGACATCGCGCCCGAACAAGTCGCGGCGGTCGCGCGGGAGCTGTATGCCATGGGCTGCTACGAGGTATCCCTGGGCGACACCATCGGCACCGGCACGGCAGGCGCCACGCGACGTCTGTTCGAAGTGGTCGGCGCGCAGGTGCCACGGGACAAGCTGGCTGGCCACTTCCATGACACCTATGGCCAGGCCATCGCCAACATCTATGCCAGCCTGCTGGAAGGGATCAACGTATTCGACAGCTCTATTGCGGGCCTCGGCGGTTGCCCTTATGCCAAGGGCGCCAGCGGTAACGTCGCCACCGAAGACGTGGTGTACCTGCTCGACGGCCTGGGTATCCACACCGGTATCGACCTGCAGGCGTTGATCGGCGCGGGCCGGCAAATCAGCCAGGTCGTGGGCCGCCCGAGCGGCTCGCGTGTGGCCAAGGCATGTAACGCCGTTTGA
- the xthA gene encoding exodeoxyribonuclease III yields the protein MKIVSFNINGLRARPHQLAALIEKHQPDVIGLQETKVHDEQFPLAEVQALGYHVYYHGQKGHYGVALLSRQEALSVHKGFASDDEDAQRRFIWGTFADENGHPITIMNGYFPQGESRDHPTKFPAKQRFYEDLQHLLESQFSNDQALVVMGDVNISPEDCDIGIGADNAKRWLKTGKCSFLPEEREWMARLKNWGLVDSFRHLNPDVTDRFSWFDYRSRGFEDEPKRGLRIDVILASTGLVPRVKDAGVDYELRGLEKPSDHAPIWLELS from the coding sequence ATGAAAATCGTCTCCTTCAATATCAACGGTCTACGCGCCCGCCCTCATCAGTTGGCGGCGCTGATTGAAAAGCATCAACCCGATGTGATTGGCCTGCAAGAAACCAAAGTCCATGACGAGCAGTTCCCCCTCGCCGAAGTGCAGGCCCTGGGCTATCACGTCTACTACCACGGTCAAAAAGGCCATTACGGCGTGGCCCTGCTCTCGCGCCAGGAAGCGTTGAGCGTGCACAAAGGTTTTGCCAGCGATGACGAAGACGCCCAGCGCCGCTTCATCTGGGGCACTTTCGCCGATGAAAATGGCCATCCGATCACGATCATGAACGGCTATTTCCCACAAGGCGAAAGCCGCGACCACCCCACCAAGTTCCCGGCCAAGCAGCGTTTCTACGAAGATTTGCAACACCTACTGGAGAGCCAGTTCAGCAATGACCAGGCCCTGGTGGTGATGGGCGACGTGAATATTTCCCCGGAAGACTGCGATATCGGCATCGGCGCCGACAATGCCAAGCGCTGGCTGAAAACCGGCAAGTGCAGCTTCCTGCCCGAAGAACGCGAGTGGATGGCGCGCCTGAAAAACTGGGGCCTGGTGGACAGCTTCCGCCACCTGAACCCGGATGTGACCGACCGTTTCAGCTGGTTCGACTACCGCAGCCGCGGCTTTGAAGATGAGCCCAAGCGCGGGCTGCGTATCGACGTGATTCTGGCCTCCACCGGCCTGGTGCCGCGCGTCAAGGATGCCGGCGTGGATTACGAACTGCGCGGCCTGGAGAAACCGTCCGACCATGCGCCGATCTGGCTCGAGTTGAGCTGA
- a CDS encoding substrate-binding domain-containing protein: protein MLLRVLSLLCCACSFAVVAAPLPIPDQGPALRIQGSNTIGAALGPALVEGLMEHRGLQSVHREPGGGANEQRVVGKTRQGKTVTIDVAAHGSSTGFAALKKASADLAASSRPIKDSELVDLEPLGDLKSPEAEQVIAIDGLAIILNPRNPLNTLNTEQLAQIFNGEISTWEALGGIGGPIHLYARDDQSGTYDTFKELVLRLRGKPLAASAKRFESSEQLSDAVSQDPQGIGFIGLPYVRQAKAVAIVDGDSQPMLPLNSLIATEDYPLSRRLFFYLPPSNPTPWAKALVDFTQSSQGQAIVAANGFIAQQVQAMAVEPRASMPEDYQAIARDAQRLTVNFRFEEGSASLDNKAHQDLQRVVAYLKSHDKLNKQVTLVGFGDAKDDPQRAALLSKLRAMAVRRELVKSGVVLRDIRGFGAQMPVAANTADEGRIKNRRVEVWVY, encoded by the coding sequence ATGCTGCTGCGCGTTTTGTCCTTGTTATGTTGCGCGTGTTCCTTTGCCGTCGTTGCCGCCCCCCTCCCCATCCCCGACCAGGGCCCTGCATTGCGCATCCAGGGTTCCAACACCATTGGCGCGGCGCTGGGCCCAGCCTTGGTCGAGGGATTGATGGAGCACCGGGGCTTGCAGTCGGTGCACCGCGAACCTGGCGGCGGCGCCAATGAACAGCGCGTGGTCGGCAAGACGCGCCAGGGCAAGACGGTCACCATAGACGTCGCGGCCCATGGCTCAAGCACCGGGTTTGCCGCGTTGAAAAAAGCCAGCGCCGACCTCGCTGCCTCTTCTCGCCCGATCAAGGACAGCGAACTGGTCGACCTTGAACCCCTGGGCGACCTGAAAAGCCCGGAAGCCGAACAGGTGATCGCCATCGACGGCCTGGCGATCATTCTCAACCCGCGCAACCCGCTGAATACGCTGAACACCGAGCAACTGGCGCAGATCTTCAACGGCGAGATCAGCACGTGGGAAGCCCTGGGCGGTATCGGCGGCCCCATTCATCTGTACGCGCGGGATGACCAATCCGGCACCTACGACACCTTCAAGGAACTGGTGCTACGCCTGCGCGGCAAGCCCCTGGCCGCGTCCGCCAAGCGTTTCGAATCCAGCGAGCAGCTATCCGACGCCGTCAGCCAGGACCCACAAGGCATCGGTTTCATCGGCCTGCCCTATGTGCGCCAGGCCAAGGCCGTGGCGATCGTCGATGGCGATTCGCAACCAATGTTGCCGTTGAACAGCCTGATTGCCACCGAAGACTACCCACTGTCGCGCCGGTTGTTCTTCTACCTGCCGCCCTCCAACCCGACCCCGTGGGCCAAGGCGCTGGTGGACTTTACCCAGAGCAGCCAGGGCCAGGCGATTGTCGCGGCCAACGGGTTCATCGCGCAGCAGGTGCAGGCGATGGCCGTGGAGCCACGGGCGTCGATGCCCGAGGACTATCAGGCCATCGCCCGTGACGCTCAGCGCCTGACGGTGAATTTTCGCTTCGAAGAGGGCAGCGCCAGCCTCGACAACAAGGCGCACCAGGATTTGCAGCGGGTGGTGGCCTACCTGAAAAGCCACGACAAGCTGAATAAACAAGTGACCCTGGTAGGATTTGGCGACGCCAAGGACGACCCGCAACGTGCGGCGCTGTTGTCTAAATTGCGGGCGATGGCGGTGCGGCGGGAACTGGTGAAAAGCGGCGTGGTGCTGCGCGATATCCGCGGGTTCGGCGCGCAGATGCCGGTGGCGGCGAATACGGCGGATGAGGGACGGATCAAGAATCGGCGGGTGGAGGTTTGGGTGTACTGA
- a CDS encoding LysR family transcriptional regulator translates to MNLSKVDLNLFIVFDAIYTEANLTRAGQIVGITQPAVSNALARLRETFNDPLFVRTAQGMVPTPMAQNIIGPVRNALSLLRVSVQESRIFNPQQAAKTYRISMTDLTEAVILPPLFQRLRRLAPTVVIESFLSKRRETTKELAAGRLDFAVDAPLNTDPQVRHVKLMEDRYVCAMRKGHPMAGKDKFTLDDYLSLTHIHISSRRNGLGHVDLALGKMGIQRKIALRSQHYLMASQVLQQTDMVMTVPERFARRHELHWFNLPVNDVPPVETHLYWHESTDQDPANRWMREQMIELCQQVTAHEKKLDKLQAHSV, encoded by the coding sequence ATGAATCTGAGCAAGGTCGACCTCAACCTGTTTATCGTCTTTGACGCGATCTACACCGAAGCCAACCTGACCCGCGCCGGGCAGATTGTCGGCATCACCCAGCCGGCGGTGTCCAATGCGCTGGCGCGCCTGCGCGAAACCTTCAATGACCCGCTGTTCGTGCGCACCGCCCAAGGCATGGTGCCCACGCCGATGGCGCAGAACATCATCGGCCCGGTGCGCAACGCCCTGTCGCTGCTGCGCGTATCGGTGCAGGAAAGCCGGATTTTCAACCCGCAGCAGGCGGCCAAGACCTACCGCATCAGCATGACCGACCTCACCGAAGCGGTGATCCTGCCGCCGCTGTTCCAGCGCCTGCGCCGCCTGGCGCCGACGGTGGTGATCGAGAGTTTCCTGTCCAAACGCCGCGAAACCACCAAGGAACTGGCCGCCGGGCGCCTGGACTTTGCCGTGGACGCGCCGCTCAACACCGACCCACAGGTGCGTCACGTCAAGCTGATGGAAGACCGTTACGTGTGCGCCATGCGCAAGGGCCATCCGATGGCGGGCAAGGACAAGTTCACCCTGGATGATTACCTATCGCTGACCCATATCCATATCTCCAGCCGCCGCAACGGCCTGGGCCATGTCGACCTGGCCCTGGGCAAGATGGGCATCCAGCGCAAGATCGCCCTGCGCTCCCAGCATTACCTGATGGCCTCGCAAGTGCTGCAACAGACCGACATGGTCATGACCGTGCCCGAGCGCTTCGCCCGCCGCCATGAACTGCACTGGTTCAACCTGCCGGTCAATGACGTGCCACCGGTGGAAACTCACCTGTACTGGCACGAAAGCACCGATCAGGACCCGGCGAACCGTTGGATGCGCGAGCAGATGATCGAGTTGTGCCAGCAGGTCACAGCCCATGAAAAGAAGCTGGACAAACTGCAAGCCCATTCCGTGTAG